A genome region from Erythrolamprus reginae isolate rEryReg1 chromosome 4, rEryReg1.hap1, whole genome shotgun sequence includes the following:
- the PAOX gene encoding peroxisomal N(1)-acetyl-spermine/spermidine oxidase isoform X1, with amino-acid sequence MAGLGGPRSVVVVVGAGAAGLGAAERLLGASGRFAPLRLLEASGRAGGRIRTTRFGKSQVEVGAQWIHGPSKGNPVFQLASEAGLLSPEALSEENQQAEVYGHPTGPFACYGSQGRELSPRLVESVGTFFSGLLEEARGFMDVDPPPVPSVGQFLKGAITRMLEESSEEAEGDRCLKLALLHSCFNMECCVNATDSLDDLALGPFGEYTMLPGLDCTFPNGYQGLTDHLLASLPEGTVRFNKPVKTIHWGRPESEEGAAGRLFGVQVECEDGETFLADHVIITVPLGFLKEHQESLFCPPLPPQKLEAIQRLGFGTSNKIILEFEQPFWKPDTEIVEVVWENKSPLEERPSDLRNTWFQKIAGYVVLQPPERHGHVLCGFIAGRESEFMETLSDSEVLTTLTQIFRKATGRPQLAPPKNILRSRWHREPYTRGSYSYIAVGSSGEDIDRLAQPLPEETSGSKVLPQLLFAGEATHRAFFSTTHGALLSGRREADRLIRLYDSLQEAAPARLQAGK; translated from the exons ATGGCGGGCCTGGGCGGACCGCggtcggtggtggtggtggtgggcgcGGGGGCGGCGGGCCTGGGGGCGGCGGAGCGGCTGCTCGGGGCCTCCGGGCGCTTCGCCCCCCTGCGCCTGCTGGAGGCCTCGGGCCGCGCCGGGGGTCGCATCCGCACCACCCGCTTCG gGAAAAGCCAGGTGGAGGTGGGGGCGCAATGGATCCACGGCCCCTCCAAGGGGAACCCCGTCTTCCAGCTGGCCTCGGAGGCCGGACTGCTCAGCCCAGAGGCTCTGTCGGAAGAGAACCAGCAGGCGGAGGTGTATGGGCATCCGACGGGGCCCTTCGCCTGCTATGGCAGCCAGGGCCGGGAGCTGAGCCCCCGGCTGGTGGAGTCCGTGGGGACCTTCTTCTCGGGCCTCCTGGAGGAAGCCCGCGGCTTCATGGACGTCGACCCACCGCCAGTGCCCAGTGTGGGGCAGTTCCTGAAAGGGGCCATCACCCGGATGCTGGAGGAATCCTCGGAGGAGGCAGAGGGGGACAGGTGCCTCAAGTTGGCCCTCCTGCACTCTTGCTTCAACATGGAGTGTTGTGTGAATGCCACCGACAGCCTGGATGACCTGGCGCTGGGGCCCTTTGGGGAGTACACCATGCTTCCTGGCCTGGACTGCACTTTCCCCAA CGGTTACCAAGGCCTCACGGACCACCTCCTGGCGTCTCTACCCGAAGGGACAGTGCGGTTTAATAAGCCGGTGAAGACCATCCACTGGGGAAGGCCGGAGTCGGAGGAAGGCGCCGCGGGTCGACTCTTTGGCGTGCAGGTGGAATGCGAAGACGGAGAGACGTTCTTGGCAGACCACGTCATCATTACGGTGCCTTTAG GTTTCCTCAAAGAACACCAGGAGTCCCTTTTCTGCCCTCCGCTCCCACCCCAGAAGCTGGAAGCAATACAACGTTTGGGTTTTGGGACGTCCAACAAAATTATTTTGGAATTTGAACAACCGTTCTGGAAGCCAGACACTGAAATAGTTGAGGTGGTGTGGGAAAACAAGTCACCTCTTGAGGAGCGTCCTTCTGATCTGAGAAACACCTGGTTCCAGAAGATCGCTGGCTATGTTGTCCTCCAGCCCCCTGAGAG GCACGGCCACGTCCTTTGCGGATTCATCGCTGGGAGAGAATCTGAATTTATGGAAACCTTGTCAGATTCTGAAGTTCTTACAACCTTGACTCAAATATTTCGTAAAGCAACAG GCCGTCCCCAACTGGCTCCCCCAAAGAACATTCTGAGATCCCGGTGGCACAGGGAGCCTTACACCCGGGGGTCCTACAGTTACATAGCTGTAGGGAGTTCTGGGGAGGACATTGACCGGCTTGCTCAGCCCCTCCCTGAGGAGACCTCTGGCTCCAAG GTCCTGCCGCAGCTTCTCTTCGCGGGGGAGGCCACCCACCGCGCCTTCTTCTCCACCACCCATGGGGCCTTGCTGTCCGGCCGGCGAGAGGCCGATCGCCTCATCCGTCTCTACGACTCCCTCCAGGAGGCTGCGCCCGCGAGGCTACAAGCTGGCAAGTGA
- the PAOX gene encoding peroxisomal N(1)-acetyl-spermine/spermidine oxidase isoform X2 encodes MAGLGGPRSVVVVVGAGAAGLGAAERLLGASGRFAPLRLLEASGRAGGRIRTTRFGKSQVEVGAQWIHGPSKGNPVFQLASEAGLLSPEALSEENQQAEVYGHPTGPFACYGSQGRELSPRLVESVGTFFSGLLEEARGFMDVDPPPVPSVGQFLKGAITRMLEESSEEAEGDRCLKLALLHSCFNMECCVNATDSLDDLALGPFGEYTMLPGLDCTFPNGYQGLTDHLLASLPEGTVRFNKPVKTIHWGRPESEEGAAGRLFGVQVECEDGETFLADHVIITVPLGFLKEHQESLFCPPLPPQKLEAIQRLGFGTSNKIILEFEQPFWKPDTEIVEVVWENKSPLEERPSDLRNTWFQKIAGYVVLQPPERHGHVLCGFIAGRESEFMETLSDSEVLTTLTQIFRKATGRPQLAPPKNILRSRWHREPYTRGSYSYIAVGSSGEDIDRLAQPLPEETSGSKIAYGTVSCLTYPTISVLRVPSAKQCRLAEPRGRKGLLCGGSGPLEPTASRDPYYPHPTLLLESR; translated from the exons ATGGCGGGCCTGGGCGGACCGCggtcggtggtggtggtggtgggcgcGGGGGCGGCGGGCCTGGGGGCGGCGGAGCGGCTGCTCGGGGCCTCCGGGCGCTTCGCCCCCCTGCGCCTGCTGGAGGCCTCGGGCCGCGCCGGGGGTCGCATCCGCACCACCCGCTTCG gGAAAAGCCAGGTGGAGGTGGGGGCGCAATGGATCCACGGCCCCTCCAAGGGGAACCCCGTCTTCCAGCTGGCCTCGGAGGCCGGACTGCTCAGCCCAGAGGCTCTGTCGGAAGAGAACCAGCAGGCGGAGGTGTATGGGCATCCGACGGGGCCCTTCGCCTGCTATGGCAGCCAGGGCCGGGAGCTGAGCCCCCGGCTGGTGGAGTCCGTGGGGACCTTCTTCTCGGGCCTCCTGGAGGAAGCCCGCGGCTTCATGGACGTCGACCCACCGCCAGTGCCCAGTGTGGGGCAGTTCCTGAAAGGGGCCATCACCCGGATGCTGGAGGAATCCTCGGAGGAGGCAGAGGGGGACAGGTGCCTCAAGTTGGCCCTCCTGCACTCTTGCTTCAACATGGAGTGTTGTGTGAATGCCACCGACAGCCTGGATGACCTGGCGCTGGGGCCCTTTGGGGAGTACACCATGCTTCCTGGCCTGGACTGCACTTTCCCCAA CGGTTACCAAGGCCTCACGGACCACCTCCTGGCGTCTCTACCCGAAGGGACAGTGCGGTTTAATAAGCCGGTGAAGACCATCCACTGGGGAAGGCCGGAGTCGGAGGAAGGCGCCGCGGGTCGACTCTTTGGCGTGCAGGTGGAATGCGAAGACGGAGAGACGTTCTTGGCAGACCACGTCATCATTACGGTGCCTTTAG GTTTCCTCAAAGAACACCAGGAGTCCCTTTTCTGCCCTCCGCTCCCACCCCAGAAGCTGGAAGCAATACAACGTTTGGGTTTTGGGACGTCCAACAAAATTATTTTGGAATTTGAACAACCGTTCTGGAAGCCAGACACTGAAATAGTTGAGGTGGTGTGGGAAAACAAGTCACCTCTTGAGGAGCGTCCTTCTGATCTGAGAAACACCTGGTTCCAGAAGATCGCTGGCTATGTTGTCCTCCAGCCCCCTGAGAG GCACGGCCACGTCCTTTGCGGATTCATCGCTGGGAGAGAATCTGAATTTATGGAAACCTTGTCAGATTCTGAAGTTCTTACAACCTTGACTCAAATATTTCGTAAAGCAACAG GCCGTCCCCAACTGGCTCCCCCAAAGAACATTCTGAGATCCCGGTGGCACAGGGAGCCTTACACCCGGGGGTCCTACAGTTACATAGCTGTAGGGAGTTCTGGGGAGGACATTGACCGGCTTGCTCAGCCCCTCCCTGAGGAGACCTCTGGCTCCAAG ATtgcttacgggaccgtctcctgcctcacgtatcccacaatcagcgttctccgggtcccgtcggccaagcaatgtcggctggcagagCCTCGGggaaggaagggccttctctgtggtggctccggtcctttggaaccaactgcctccagagatccgtactatccccaccctaccctccttctggaaagccgttaa